A single window of Microbacterium oryzae DNA harbors:
- a CDS encoding DUF6020 family protein: MRVLIAAAGAFVATLALCAGTTPGSLSEVLDGGGLVALAAFAALAVGGWWAIGWLPTAIWRWAVPLGAVVALAELAGLSLLREEADLWLLRPSGWSVVHVLGTAYVSAVGLALVLHLADLHQGHPASSGGALARFAASLARPRPWRSLGILWGVIVLCRLPYLLAWWPGLIFFDTYRSLSYARGLGPWESYEPVGHSLLITAWNGVWQLLGLGDAAALAMAASVQVLTSSAAFAFMLWRVAAWGVGPRTWWALWAWIALLPVLSMSSITVVKDIPFMSAFIVFLVGIVEVSRAIARGDRAWWPWVLVLASGIATMVLRNNGVHVVLLGVALLVIPFRRQWKRALALFAGCVVAYALYAFPLAAALGVQPGPKTEAWSVPLQQIARIADDHHAELSDEDRAFVDSVFTAWSVDDVGEHYIPGFADPIKLDARTAWEERTTGEFLAGWARLVTEYPGSAVTATLANTVGYWAPGAPSYDGVVTASWNDVRGIHLDIPFSHSGADGDVAPAGGVPAFAERHGLLDEGYRAIPVVGLTLSPGVVTWIWIVALVVLWRRRAGLDAAFALPAAALMATFLAGPVSGGMRYALGFYATVPIVVAVAAVARRQGPLARPRVGA, translated from the coding sequence GTGCGGGTCCTCATCGCCGCGGCGGGCGCCTTCGTCGCGACGCTGGCCCTGTGCGCGGGTACGACGCCGGGGAGCCTCTCGGAGGTGCTCGACGGCGGCGGGCTCGTCGCACTCGCGGCGTTCGCCGCGCTCGCCGTCGGCGGATGGTGGGCGATCGGATGGCTGCCGACCGCGATCTGGAGATGGGCCGTTCCGCTCGGTGCGGTCGTCGCGCTCGCCGAGCTCGCGGGGCTGTCCCTCCTCCGCGAGGAGGCGGACCTCTGGCTGCTGCGGCCCTCCGGCTGGAGCGTCGTCCACGTGCTCGGCACGGCGTACGTCTCCGCGGTCGGTCTCGCGCTCGTCCTCCACCTCGCGGACCTCCACCAGGGCCACCCCGCGTCGTCCGGGGGAGCGCTCGCTCGCTTCGCGGCGTCGCTCGCGCGCCCGCGCCCCTGGCGCTCGCTCGGCATCCTGTGGGGGGTCATCGTCCTCTGCCGACTGCCGTACCTCCTCGCCTGGTGGCCGGGCCTCATCTTCTTCGACACGTACCGCAGCCTGTCGTATGCGCGAGGGCTCGGCCCGTGGGAGTCGTACGAGCCGGTGGGGCACTCGCTCCTCATCACGGCATGGAACGGCGTGTGGCAACTGCTCGGTCTGGGCGATGCGGCCGCCCTCGCGATGGCCGCATCCGTGCAGGTGCTCACGAGCAGCGCCGCGTTCGCCTTCATGCTCTGGCGTGTCGCGGCGTGGGGCGTCGGGCCGCGCACGTGGTGGGCGCTGTGGGCGTGGATCGCGCTGCTGCCCGTGCTGTCGATGTCGTCCATCACCGTCGTGAAGGACATCCCCTTCATGTCGGCGTTCATCGTCTTCCTCGTCGGGATCGTGGAGGTGTCGCGCGCGATCGCGCGCGGCGACCGCGCCTGGTGGCCCTGGGTGCTCGTGCTGGCCTCCGGGATCGCCACGATGGTGCTGCGCAACAACGGCGTGCACGTCGTGCTGCTCGGCGTCGCGCTCCTCGTCATCCCCTTCCGACGGCAGTGGAAGCGGGCGCTCGCCCTGTTCGCCGGATGCGTCGTCGCCTACGCCCTGTACGCCTTCCCGCTCGCGGCCGCGCTCGGCGTGCAGCCCGGTCCGAAGACCGAGGCGTGGTCGGTGCCCCTGCAGCAGATCGCTCGCATCGCCGACGACCACCACGCCGAGCTGTCCGACGAGGACCGCGCGTTCGTCGACTCCGTCTTCACGGCGTGGAGCGTCGACGACGTGGGCGAGCACTACATCCCCGGCTTCGCGGATCCGATCAAGCTCGACGCGCGAACCGCGTGGGAGGAGCGCACGACGGGGGAGTTCCTCGCGGGATGGGCGCGGCTGGTGACGGAGTACCCGGGGTCGGCCGTCACCGCCACCCTCGCCAACACCGTCGGCTACTGGGCGCCGGGCGCGCCCTCGTACGACGGTGTCGTGACCGCGTCCTGGAACGACGTCCGCGGCATCCACCTCGACATCCCCTTCTCGCACTCGGGTGCGGACGGCGACGTCGCGCCCGCAGGCGGGGTGCCGGCGTTCGCGGAACGGCACGGTCTCCTCGATGAGGGGTACCGGGCCATCCCCGTCGTCGGTCTGACGCTGTCTCCCGGCGTCGTGACGTGGATCTGGATCGTCGCGCTGGTCGTGCTGTGGCGGCGCCGCGCGGGGCTCGACGCGGCCTTCGCGCTCCCCGCGGCGGCGCTCATGGCGACCTTCCTCGCCGGACCGGTCTCCGGCGGGATGCGCTACGCCCTCGGCTTCTACGCGACGGTCCCGATCGTCGTGGCGGTCGCCGCGGTCGCGCGCCGACAGGGGCCCCTGGCACGACCTCGAGTCGGCGCGTGA